One stretch of Streptomyces sp. NBC_00443 DNA includes these proteins:
- a CDS encoding sensor histidine kinase has translation MTRPEDPRTAAARMFAEAGAFGELLAGIEWATTPLGPPESWPGPLVDTLRLMLTSEHGMALYWGTEFATLYNLGSSPIVGAKHPWALGKPYKDVFPEVWAHPVSSHFHYVIDTRKSLLIPDEPLVMERHGFPEQCYFDSSFQPVLLDDGTAGGVLQIITETTGRVLGERRLRLLSETGARTAGLVTPGEVARVVSEVLGSYPEEIPFLGLYLASEPGMLGPAASAGLQPAPESASLSAADGSEVAARLAQVVADGAPATLPAAAFTRGNTAGRHAAASRLPVEQALALPLDCAGQVEGVLVVGVNPCFPPAGAYRDFLEVLASAVAGALTAALAHDEQRRRAEALAELDRAKTTFFANVSHELRTPLTLLLGPLQQALADEERPQRREQLELAERGALRLLKQVNTLLEVARAEAGQIRPALEPVDLAGATAELAGVFRSAFEAAGLTLEVDCPPLSRPVSLDREMWEKIILNLLSNALKFTFTGGARVQVAAAGDRARLTVTDTGTGIPADELPRLFERFHRVRGARSRSHEGSGLGLVLVKDLVEAHGGTVGVESRLGQGTHVTVDLPFAAAHRPRPDPPAAGAGSPGKPPGKAEAAGPAAPRPMWTRRWAGWRLTPSPPRPPPRHPPRTPPRRTTPPTAPSRTKPIVPTGPACWSSTTTPTCAPTSPSSWSPTTTCCLPPTAGPPWKWPWRSRCSWCSAT, from the coding sequence ATGACCCGGCCCGAAGACCCGCGCACCGCGGCGGCCCGGATGTTCGCCGAGGCCGGCGCGTTCGGCGAGCTTCTGGCCGGGATCGAGTGGGCGACGACGCCGCTCGGGCCCCCTGAGTCCTGGCCGGGGCCCCTGGTGGACACCCTGCGCCTCATGCTCACCTCTGAGCACGGGATGGCTCTGTACTGGGGTACCGAATTCGCCACGCTGTACAACCTGGGCTCCTCACCCATAGTCGGCGCCAAACACCCCTGGGCGCTCGGCAAGCCCTACAAGGATGTGTTCCCCGAAGTCTGGGCCCACCCCGTGAGCTCCCACTTCCACTATGTGATCGACACCCGCAAGTCCCTGCTGATCCCCGATGAGCCGCTCGTCATGGAGCGCCACGGCTTTCCGGAACAGTGCTACTTCGACTCCTCCTTTCAGCCCGTGCTACTGGACGACGGCACCGCCGGCGGCGTGCTGCAGATCATCACCGAAACCACCGGCCGGGTACTGGGCGAGCGCCGACTGCGCCTGCTGAGCGAGACCGGCGCCCGCACCGCCGGTCTGGTCACCCCGGGCGAGGTCGCCCGCGTCGTATCAGAGGTGCTGGGCTCCTATCCCGAGGAGATCCCGTTTCTGGGCCTCTACCTTGCCTCCGAGCCGGGGATGCTGGGGCCGGCCGCCTCCGCCGGGCTGCAGCCGGCGCCCGAATCCGCCTCGCTGAGTGCGGCCGACGGGTCGGAGGTCGCGGCCCGGCTGGCTCAGGTGGTTGCCGACGGTGCCCCCGCCACGCTGCCGGCTGCGGCGTTCACCCGAGGCAACACGGCCGGGCGGCACGCCGCGGCCTCGCGGCTCCCGGTCGAGCAGGCGCTGGCTCTGCCGCTGGACTGTGCGGGCCAGGTGGAGGGCGTCCTGGTGGTGGGCGTCAACCCCTGCTTCCCGCCGGCAGGGGCATACCGGGACTTCTTGGAGGTGCTCGCCTCCGCCGTGGCCGGGGCGCTGACGGCCGCGCTCGCTCACGACGAGCAGCGCCGGCGGGCGGAGGCGCTGGCCGAGCTGGACCGGGCCAAGACCACCTTCTTCGCCAACGTCAGCCATGAGTTGCGCACCCCGCTCACCCTGCTCCTGGGCCCTCTCCAGCAGGCCCTGGCCGACGAGGAGCGGCCACAGCGGCGCGAGCAGCTGGAGCTGGCCGAGCGTGGCGCCCTGCGCCTGCTGAAGCAGGTCAACACCCTCCTGGAGGTCGCCAGGGCCGAGGCCGGACAGATACGCCCGGCCCTGGAGCCGGTCGACCTTGCCGGTGCCACGGCCGAGCTGGCCGGGGTGTTCCGTTCCGCCTTCGAGGCGGCCGGGCTGACGTTGGAGGTGGACTGCCCGCCGCTGTCCAGGCCGGTGTCCCTGGACCGGGAGATGTGGGAGAAGATCATCCTCAACCTGCTCAGCAACGCCCTGAAGTTCACCTTCACCGGCGGCGCCCGGGTGCAGGTGGCCGCGGCCGGCGACCGAGCCCGGCTGACCGTGACCGACACCGGAACCGGTATCCCCGCGGACGAGCTTCCGCGCCTGTTCGAGCGCTTCCACCGGGTCCGCGGCGCCCGCTCCCGCTCCCATGAGGGCAGCGGCCTCGGCTTGGTGCTGGTGAAGGACCTCGTGGAAGCGCACGGCGGCACCGTCGGTGTGGAAAGCCGGCTCGGCCAGGGCACTCACGTCACCGTGGACCTGCCCTTCGCCGCCGCCCACCGGCCACGCCCGGACCCGCCCGCCGCCGGCGCTGGATCACCCGGGAAACCCCCGGGGAAGGCGGAGGCGGCCGGTCCGGCCGCGCCGCGGCCTATGTGGACGAGGCGCTGGGCTGGCTGGCGGCTGACCCCGTCCCCGCCCCGGCCGCCCCCGCGGCACCCACCCCGCACGCCCCCGCGACGCACGACGCCCCCCACAGCCCCCAGCCGCACGAAGCCGATCGTCCCCACCGGGCCCGCCTGCTGGTCGTCGACGACAACGCCGACATGCGCGCCTACCTCGCCCAGCTCCTGGAGCCCGACTACGACGTGCTGCTTGCCGCCGACGGCCGGGCCGCCCTGGAAATGGCCCTGGCGCAGCCGGTGCAGCTGGTGCTCAGCGACGTGA
- a CDS encoding amylo-alpha-1,6-glucosidase, which translates to MYVFSRTPTAAIIDSQSLRAADTVSADDVGSDGGKDPAVALHRLCLTDPRSSHPDRPGQFLAGGAPWFLTLFGRDALWAARMLLLLGTDLAAGTLRTLARRQDAVTDPATEEQPGKIVHEVRRAALRIADRLSLPPVYYGTVDATPLWITLLHDAWRWGTAPAEVEELLPHAEAALAWMREAADASGDGFLKYVDQTGHGLSNQGWKDSDDSIRYRGGRRAHAPIALCEVRAYAYEAARAGAALPRAFGRPGADAWEDWADQLATRFRERFWVRTRTARSPRSPWTATASRSTPSLPASVISSARACSTRRRARCWPPASPARTSTRDTACAP; encoded by the coding sequence GTGTACGTATTCAGCCGCACACCGACGGCGGCGATCATTGACTCGCAGTCCCTGCGGGCTGCTGACACCGTCAGCGCCGACGATGTGGGCAGCGACGGCGGGAAGGACCCGGCCGTCGCCCTGCACCGCCTATGCCTGACCGACCCGCGCTCGTCGCACCCGGACCGGCCGGGCCAGTTCCTGGCCGGCGGCGCCCCCTGGTTCCTCACCCTCTTCGGCCGCGACGCGCTCTGGGCCGCCCGCATGCTCCTCCTGCTCGGCACCGATCTCGCCGCCGGCACCCTGCGCACGCTGGCCCGCCGCCAGGACGCCGTCACCGACCCGGCCACGGAGGAACAGCCGGGCAAGATCGTCCACGAGGTACGCCGCGCCGCCCTCCGGATCGCGGACCGTCTCTCCCTTCCGCCTGTGTACTACGGCACCGTGGACGCCACCCCACTGTGGATCACCCTGCTCCACGACGCCTGGCGCTGGGGCACGGCCCCGGCAGAGGTCGAGGAGCTGCTGCCGCACGCAGAGGCGGCACTCGCCTGGATGCGCGAGGCGGCGGACGCGAGCGGCGACGGGTTCCTCAAGTACGTCGACCAGACCGGCCACGGCCTGTCCAACCAGGGTTGGAAGGACTCGGACGACTCCATCCGCTACCGCGGCGGCCGCCGCGCCCACGCACCGATCGCCCTGTGCGAAGTCCGGGCGTACGCCTACGAGGCCGCCCGCGCCGGGGCCGCACTGCCGCGCGCGTTCGGGCGGCCGGGCGCGGACGCCTGGGAGGACTGGGCGGACCAGCTGGCGACCCGCTTCCGCGAACGCTTCTGGGTGAGGACGAGAACGGCCCGTTCCCCGCGGTCGCCCTGGACGGCGACGGCAAGCCGGTCGACTCCGTCACTTCCGGCTTCGGTCATCTCCTCGGCACGGGCCTGCTCAACGCGGAGGAGAGCGCGCTGCTGGCCGCCCGCCTCGCCGGCCCGGACCTCGACGCGGGACACGGCCTGCGCACCCTGA
- a CDS encoding phospholipase D-like domain-containing protein, producing MAERKQRMRRRLERLIGIAATEGNALVALRNGDEIFTAMLDAIRAAEHSVDMMTFVYWRGEIARHFAEALADRARDGVRVRLLLDGFGSRLIEQDLLDLMERAGAEVTWFRKPLYLSPLKQNHRCHRKVLVVDEQTAFTGGVGIAEEWCGNARNPDEWRDTHVQVRGPAVDGIAAAFAQNWAECHDTLFDDRDRFAEHTPEGAAVVQVVRGSASFGWQDMQTLLRVAVESAQERFRLATAYFAPDAYFVELLCTTARRGVEVEILLPGPYTDKRVCQLAGQNFYEDLLACGVRIYQYQPTMMHAKVITVDHVAALIGSTNFNRRSLDHDEEVMLTVLDEDFTATLDRHFDEDLRASELMERGRWRSRSITQRLQETAVAPIRRFL from the coding sequence ATGGCCGAGCGCAAGCAGCGAATGCGGCGTCGGCTGGAGCGGCTGATCGGGATCGCCGCGACCGAAGGCAATGCGCTGGTGGCGCTGCGCAACGGGGACGAGATCTTCACAGCGATGCTGGACGCCATCCGTGCCGCCGAGCACTCCGTGGACATGATGACGTTCGTGTACTGGAGGGGCGAGATAGCTCGCCACTTCGCCGAAGCCCTGGCGGACCGAGCCCGCGACGGCGTACGGGTGCGGCTTCTGCTGGACGGGTTCGGCAGCCGGCTCATCGAGCAGGACCTGCTGGACCTGATGGAGCGGGCCGGCGCCGAAGTGACGTGGTTCCGCAAGCCCTTGTACCTCTCCCCGCTCAAGCAGAACCACCGCTGCCACCGCAAGGTGCTCGTGGTCGACGAGCAGACGGCCTTCACGGGCGGCGTGGGCATCGCAGAGGAGTGGTGCGGCAACGCCCGCAATCCGGATGAGTGGCGCGACACGCACGTCCAGGTGCGCGGCCCCGCTGTCGACGGGATCGCCGCCGCCTTCGCGCAGAACTGGGCCGAGTGCCACGACACCCTGTTCGACGACCGCGACCGTTTCGCCGAGCACACCCCCGAAGGCGCTGCCGTGGTGCAGGTGGTGCGCGGTTCGGCCAGTTTCGGCTGGCAGGACATGCAGACGCTGCTGCGGGTCGCCGTGGAGTCGGCGCAGGAGCGCTTCCGGCTGGCGACCGCCTACTTCGCCCCGGACGCCTACTTCGTCGAGCTGCTGTGCACGACCGCGCGGCGCGGGGTGGAAGTGGAGATCCTGCTGCCCGGCCCGTACACCGACAAGCGCGTCTGCCAGCTGGCCGGCCAGAACTTCTACGAGGACCTCCTGGCCTGCGGCGTACGGATCTATCAGTACCAGCCGACGATGATGCACGCGAAGGTGATCACCGTCGATCACGTCGCCGCGCTGATCGGCTCCACCAACTTCAACCGCCGCTCCCTCGACCACGACGAGGAGGTGATGCTCACGGTCCTGGACGAGGACTTCACCGCCACCCTGGACCGGCACTTCGACGAGGATCTGCGTGCGAGTGAACTGATGGAGCGGGGTCGTTGGCGGAGCCGCTCCATCACGCAGCGGTTGCAGGAGACCGCAGTCGCGCCGATCCGCCGGTTCCTCTGA
- a CDS encoding STAS domain-containing protein, whose protein sequence is MAEQEMTATERAGQRGRLSVTTTIDDGVRVVTATGEIDQQTCEPLRQALTLTTPGGPRVVVDMSTVSFMDSTGINIFISAHRSLAEAGGWLRLAALAEPVERTIRLVGVDTFIDCRETLPQALHN, encoded by the coding sequence ATGGCTGAGCAAGAGATGACGGCGACCGAACGGGCCGGGCAACGGGGCCGGCTGTCGGTGACCACCACCATCGACGACGGTGTCCGCGTGGTGACCGCCACAGGCGAGATCGATCAGCAGACCTGCGAACCCTTGCGGCAAGCCCTGACCCTCACCACCCCTGGCGGGCCGCGCGTCGTGGTCGACATGAGCACCGTCAGCTTCATGGACTCCACCGGCATCAACATCTTCATCTCCGCCCACCGCAGCCTGGCCGAGGCCGGCGGCTGGCTCCGCCTCGCCGCCCTCGCCGAACCCGTGGAGCGCACCATCCGGCTCGTCGGCGTCGACACCTTCATCGACTGCCGCGAAACCCTCCCCCAGGCCCTCCACAACTGA
- a CDS encoding ATP-binding protein produces MSEVGPLDEDGRARGGSSSLQTTVALEGGGATIAQARHLAVDFLSRVQDRHGMPVSQRAVELTQLVVSELVTNARKYAPGPVLMHLGVAGEAVEVVVWDSDPVLPVARAADAGRVGQHGLEIVMAVAEGFEAQREPVGKRITVRITLRDDADVTGCRVQ; encoded by the coding sequence ATGAGTGAAGTGGGGCCGTTGGACGAGGACGGCAGGGCGCGGGGCGGCTCTTCGTCCTTGCAGACCACGGTGGCCCTGGAGGGCGGCGGAGCGACGATCGCTCAGGCCCGTCATCTGGCCGTGGACTTCCTCTCCCGGGTACAGGACCGGCATGGGATGCCTGTGTCGCAGCGTGCCGTGGAGCTGACACAGCTGGTTGTCAGCGAGCTGGTCACCAACGCCCGCAAGTACGCTCCTGGGCCGGTGCTGATGCACCTGGGTGTGGCGGGCGAGGCGGTGGAGGTCGTGGTGTGGGACTCCGACCCGGTCCTTCCGGTGGCCCGGGCCGCCGATGCCGGCCGTGTCGGCCAGCACGGCCTGGAGATCGTCATGGCCGTGGCCGAGGGCTTCGAGGCGCAGCGAGAGCCGGTCGGCAAACGCATCACGGTCCGCATCACCCTGCGCGATGATGCCGACGTCACGGGATGCCGGGTCCAATAG
- a CDS encoding GNAT family N-acetyltransferase: MPAAKRTSVAASVSVRPLVEPDLDRADEIFRVAFGTFLGAPEPETFFGTADYVRTRWAADPHAAFAATVEGEVVGSNFAANWGSVGYFGPLTVRPDLWDQGIGRRLMEPVMACFDTWENRHLGLFTFSHSPKHLELYRRYGFWPRFLTAIMKKQVAVSAAVPGRVLYGELTAAERPDALSLSRALTGAVYEGLSLEREIMATQAQGLGDTILLEGADSGLDGLAVCHCGAGSEAGEDVCFVKFGAVRPGPDAADRFERLLNACEQLATEKGLGQLDAGMNLARQDAYLRMVDRGFRTWLQGVTMHKPNEPGYSHPDAYVIDDWR, from the coding sequence ATGCCCGCAGCGAAGCGAACGAGTGTCGCCGCCTCGGTGTCGGTCCGCCCGCTGGTTGAGCCGGACCTGGATCGGGCCGACGAGATATTCAGGGTCGCCTTCGGGACCTTCCTCGGGGCGCCTGAGCCAGAGACGTTCTTCGGGACCGCCGACTATGTCCGCACCCGCTGGGCGGCAGATCCACACGCGGCATTCGCAGCAACCGTCGAGGGCGAGGTCGTCGGATCGAACTTCGCCGCCAACTGGGGCAGCGTCGGGTACTTCGGCCCGCTGACCGTACGTCCGGACCTGTGGGACCAGGGCATCGGCAGGCGCCTCATGGAACCGGTCATGGCCTGCTTCGACACCTGGGAGAACCGCCACCTCGGCCTGTTCACCTTCTCGCACAGCCCCAAGCACCTCGAGCTCTACCGCCGGTACGGTTTCTGGCCCCGATTCCTTACAGCCATCATGAAGAAACAGGTCGCCGTCAGTGCCGCAGTCCCCGGCCGAGTGCTGTACGGCGAGCTGACCGCCGCTGAGCGGCCCGACGCACTGAGCCTCAGTCGCGCACTGACGGGGGCCGTGTACGAGGGCCTGAGTTTGGAGCGCGAGATCATGGCCACGCAGGCACAGGGGCTCGGTGACACCATCCTCCTCGAGGGCGCCGACTCCGGCCTCGACGGTCTGGCTGTCTGCCACTGCGGAGCGGGGTCGGAGGCCGGTGAGGACGTGTGCTTCGTCAAATTCGGCGCCGTGCGCCCTGGCCCGGACGCCGCGGACCGCTTCGAACGGCTGCTGAATGCGTGCGAGCAGCTGGCCACCGAGAAGGGCCTGGGGCAACTGGACGCCGGAATGAACCTGGCCCGCCAGGATGCCTACCTGCGCATGGTCGACCGCGGTTTCCGTACCTGGCTGCAAGGCGTGACCATGCACAAGCCCAACGAACCTGGCTACAGCCACCCAGACGCCTACGTGATCGACGACTGGCGCTGA
- the fxsT gene encoding FxSxx-COOH system tetratricopeptide repeat protein has protein sequence MRGPSSPQSWFVHRLQRLRTSSGSPTQAQLLSYDENKVLTRSSLSDLLAGKFTKPPPWERVAAYVTACVRAAHAGQIDLSPEEELARVRGDHATLTDLFETAVTEVLAPTARASGSRARPATYRLPPRNTNFTGRDATLRELRQHLTSGHDGAMQVVHGLGGVGKTQLAVEYAYLYRSKYRFVAFVDAEDPDLVASQFASLARELGVAEVSSEQVIPRVYGKLLDHGPWLIIFDNGERPGPLVDALPSGDLGSNGHVIVTTRLRGWSSRAGVIDLDVFTRQEAVELLARRVCGMTTVVADRIAEHLGDLPLALEQAAGYMDYNQTPPTEYLALLTSRLEDMIALGELADRPTVVVATLWQLSVQKLETGQPQAKRLLELCALLAPEPIPLDLFSGSTQTLITAAADPVAWDTTVGALAGLGLARRGASSLVLHRLMQAAIRAAMPDDVRTDARVRLCRALLAAVPHDIHGDPDARSRWQELLPHALVVTKDEPPTEGAAETATLLRLASAFLLSIGDHSMALPLCERAFVIDESLEQRDAEIGFDLITLAQIHRDRGSLEQARPMAERALSLHESCLSADSPAVATDLATLARIRHLLGDHEAAVPLAERALRIDETAYGPDDPYVSFDLIALASVHLDLDDHAVAVPLISRALRIREANYAPDHLYIGYALLLKARAVHALNDPTAANLARRGALILNTRLGKTHPKTEDAFALANCLLKRDSCPGHGEVIAVGEAVTQGPHRSGARIPRGRRGQ, from the coding sequence ATGAGGGGACCGAGCTCACCACAAAGCTGGTTTGTCCACCGGTTGCAGCGGTTGCGCACGTCCTCGGGGTCACCCACCCAGGCGCAGCTGCTGTCCTACGACGAGAACAAGGTCCTCACTCGGTCGTCGTTGTCGGACCTGCTGGCAGGCAAGTTCACAAAGCCGCCCCCGTGGGAGCGGGTCGCGGCCTACGTGACCGCGTGCGTCCGCGCCGCGCACGCCGGTCAGATCGACCTCTCCCCCGAGGAAGAACTCGCGCGTGTTCGGGGTGACCATGCCACGCTCACTGACCTGTTCGAGACCGCTGTCACGGAGGTCCTCGCACCGACGGCGCGCGCTTCGGGCTCGCGGGCCCGTCCGGCGACCTATCGGCTGCCGCCGCGCAACACCAACTTCACGGGCCGCGACGCCACATTGCGGGAGTTACGGCAGCACCTCACCTCGGGTCACGATGGCGCGATGCAGGTCGTGCACGGGCTGGGTGGTGTCGGCAAAACGCAGCTTGCAGTTGAGTACGCCTACCTCTACCGGTCGAAATACCGGTTCGTGGCATTCGTGGACGCCGAGGATCCCGATCTGGTGGCGTCGCAGTTCGCGTCGCTGGCCAGGGAGCTGGGAGTGGCGGAGGTGAGCTCCGAGCAGGTCATCCCACGGGTGTACGGCAAACTACTGGACCACGGGCCCTGGCTGATCATCTTCGACAACGGGGAGAGACCTGGCCCGCTTGTGGACGCGCTGCCGTCGGGTGACCTGGGGAGCAACGGTCACGTCATCGTCACGACCAGGTTGCGCGGCTGGTCGAGCAGAGCCGGCGTCATCGACCTGGACGTGTTCACCAGGCAGGAGGCGGTGGAACTGCTGGCCCGGCGGGTGTGCGGCATGACCACAGTGGTGGCCGACCGGATCGCTGAGCACCTGGGAGACCTGCCGCTGGCGCTGGAGCAGGCGGCCGGGTACATGGACTACAACCAAACTCCGCCTACGGAGTACCTGGCTCTGCTGACGTCGCGGCTGGAGGACATGATCGCGCTGGGCGAGCTGGCGGACCGGCCGACGGTAGTGGTCGCGACCCTGTGGCAGCTCAGCGTGCAAAAGCTGGAGACCGGGCAGCCGCAAGCGAAGCGGCTGCTGGAACTGTGTGCCCTGCTGGCGCCGGAGCCGATCCCGCTGGACCTGTTCAGCGGGAGCACCCAAACACTGATTACAGCCGCGGCCGACCCGGTGGCGTGGGACACGACGGTCGGTGCTCTGGCCGGCCTGGGGCTCGCGAGGCGCGGAGCCTCCTCCCTGGTGCTGCACCGGCTGATGCAGGCCGCCATCCGCGCCGCGATGCCGGACGACGTGCGCACCGACGCTCGGGTGCGACTGTGCCGGGCGCTGCTCGCGGCCGTGCCACACGACATCCACGGTGACCCGGATGCGCGATCGCGATGGCAAGAACTGCTCCCGCACGCGCTCGTGGTGACCAAGGACGAGCCGCCGACCGAGGGCGCTGCGGAGACGGCGACGCTGCTGAGGCTGGCGTCGGCGTTCCTCCTTTCGATCGGGGACCACTCGATGGCACTGCCCCTGTGTGAACGTGCCTTCGTGATCGACGAATCGCTCGAACAGAGGGATGCGGAAATCGGCTTCGACCTGATTACCCTGGCGCAGATCCACCGGGACCGCGGCTCGCTGGAGCAAGCGCGTCCTATGGCGGAACGTGCCTTGAGCCTGCACGAGTCCTGTCTGTCGGCGGATAGTCCCGCTGTCGCGACGGACTTGGCCACCCTGGCGCGAATCCGACACCTTCTCGGTGATCATGAGGCGGCGGTGCCATTGGCCGAGCGGGCGCTGCGGATCGACGAGACGGCGTACGGGCCGGACGACCCGTACGTGAGCTTCGACTTGATAGCACTAGCGAGTGTCCACCTCGACCTGGACGACCACGCCGTGGCCGTGCCGCTGATCTCTCGGGCGCTACGGATCCGGGAGGCCAATTACGCGCCGGACCACCTGTACATCGGGTATGCCCTGCTACTCAAGGCCCGAGCCGTGCACGCGTTGAACGACCCAACCGCAGCGAACCTCGCGCGCAGGGGCGCGCTGATCCTGAACACCCGGCTAGGCAAGACCCACCCCAAGACCGAGGATGCCTTCGCTCTAGCCAACTGTTTACTCAAACGCGACAGCTGCCCCGGGCACGGCGAGGTCATTGCAGTCGGCGAGGCTGTGACACAAGGGCCGCACCGATCAGGGGCACGCATCCCTCGCGGACGCCGAGGGCAATGA
- a CDS encoding RICIN domain-containing protein, which produces MQLKGNLIRLAGAGAAIAFGSTLLVGGATSAQAAPVNYQVINGNSSNSCLQVNISGGKGNLVLGNCDRSAKQVWQISGGIFRNPASGHCLDGNGADVYTFPCNGGAFQKWTTTSGSPKSIRHTQSGKYLDANGTVGAQVVFQPTIGTASRWVIDAV; this is translated from the coding sequence ATGCAATTGAAGGGAAACCTCATACGACTCGCCGGTGCGGGCGCGGCGATCGCATTCGGCTCGACGCTGCTGGTGGGCGGCGCAACCTCGGCGCAGGCGGCGCCGGTGAACTACCAGGTGATCAACGGCAACAGCAGCAACTCCTGCCTCCAGGTGAACATCTCGGGAGGCAAGGGAAACCTCGTCCTCGGCAACTGTGACCGCAGCGCGAAGCAGGTGTGGCAGATCAGCGGCGGCATCTTCAGGAACCCGGCATCAGGCCACTGCCTCGACGGAAACGGCGCGGATGTCTACACATTCCCGTGCAACGGTGGTGCGTTCCAGAAGTGGACGACCACGTCCGGCAGTCCGAAGTCCATCAGGCACACCCAGAGCGGCAAGTACTTGGACGCAAACGGAACGGTTGGGGCCCAGGTCGTCTTCCAGCCCACCATCGGGACGGCGTCCCGATGGGTGATCGACGCGGTGTGA
- a CDS encoding dioxygenase family protein, which yields MRQHGHDRRAGSVPGQRPDASPAPKAADSSHFVTAAAADPVEDTPEPRSRRTFIRNTSIGVGSAAIAAAGISASTAATASADVRPADAKAAGVPLALTPSCNGSETPAQMEGPLFKPESPQRTKVVTPGITGLLLTLRGVVYDPECNPLADTLLEFWQTDHNGDYDTSGFSLRGHQYTNARGEYRLDTIIPRDYWGRWGRRTPHIHVQAQAPGGPLFITQLYFPDDTQAYGRDFALLNARDQLLNRACVVALEARDDGSYNGTFDFVIKTTV from the coding sequence ATGCGCCAACACGGTCACGACCGGCGAGCCGGCAGCGTGCCCGGCCAACGGCCCGACGCGTCACCCGCACCCAAGGCGGCGGACTCGTCCCACTTCGTCACCGCAGCGGCCGCCGACCCCGTAGAGGACACCCCCGAGCCCCGGTCCCGCCGCACTTTCATCCGCAACACCTCGATAGGCGTCGGCTCGGCAGCCATCGCGGCCGCCGGGATCTCGGCCTCGACCGCCGCTACGGCGTCGGCGGACGTCCGACCCGCCGACGCGAAAGCCGCAGGTGTCCCGCTCGCCCTGACGCCCTCCTGCAACGGCAGTGAGACTCCCGCGCAGATGGAGGGCCCGCTGTTCAAACCGGAGTCCCCTCAGCGCACCAAGGTGGTCACGCCCGGCATCACGGGCCTGCTGCTGACCCTGCGCGGTGTCGTGTACGACCCCGAGTGCAACCCGCTCGCCGACACGCTGCTGGAGTTCTGGCAGACCGACCACAACGGCGACTACGACACCTCCGGATTCTCGCTGCGCGGCCACCAGTACACCAACGCCCGGGGCGAGTACCGGCTGGACACCATCATCCCGCGTGACTACTGGGGCCGTTGGGGCCGGCGCACGCCGCACATCCACGTCCAGGCGCAGGCCCCGGGCGGTCCCCTGTTCATCACGCAGCTGTACTTCCCGGACGACACACAGGCGTACGGCCGTGACTTCGCGCTGCTGAACGCCCGGGACCAGCTCCTCAACCGCGCCTGCGTGGTCGCCCTGGAGGCGCGCGACGACGGCAGCTACAACGGCACCTTCGACTTCGTCATCAAGACCACCGTCTGA